In the genome of Dyadobacter fermentans DSM 18053, the window AAGGCCAGCCGCTGTTCCAGCTTTTCGGCAAGCTCCAACCGGTCGACTGACTGGATGCAGCTCACATTGTATTTCAATACATCCTTGATTTTATTGGTCTGCAAATGCCCGATGAAGTGGGTCTGATGCGGGATGTCCGACAGCGCCTCGTATTTGTCCCTGATCTCCTGCACTTTGTTCTCGCCGATCAACGTCTGCCCGGCCAGTAGCGCATGCCTGATCCTGTCGGCAGGCACCGTCTTGGTCGCCAGTAAGAGTTTAACGGAATCCGCCGGTCTGCCACTCGCTTCGCAGGCGCGGGCTATCCGGTCGAGGATATGGGTCAGGTTTTCGATTACAGGGTCATTCATCCGGTTTATGTATTAACGCCTATTGTTGATGACGAAGCTAGTCGAAAACTGCACTGCAATTATGATGCAGTTTTGCTAAATAATGCTAGTCCAGGCGGCTGGTAAGCGGTCCACCGTCGTGACAGGTTTCGCAAAAGTACCGGAGCGGGAAAGGGCCGGCAATGGAGGTTTTGGGGAGTCTGTTGTACAAATCAGGATCGAACCCTGGCCAGCCTGGTGAAGCTGATCACAAAAAAAGCCGTTTCCATAACAGAAACGGCTTTCGTACACGATCTCAGATCCTATTGGTAACCATTATTCAAACTTCGCTCCACCACCGGCACCGGCCACACGAACGCTTTTGAAGTATAAGGCGTCGCTCCGGCGCCGCGGTCGCCGTTGCCTACCTCCTTTTTCATCGCCCTGAGGTAGTCGATCCGGTCGCCTTCGCAGAACATTTCAATCAGCCTTTCGTCGCCGATCATTTGCTCCGTGACGTTGCTTTCCGTCACGAAATTCGGTGAAGATTCGTAGGCAACTTTGGCTACGGCAGCATTCCAGGCGCGTTTCCGGACGATGTTCAAATCCGCAGCGGCCTGCTTTTTATCACCGGCTTTGAATGCACAGGATGCACGCGTGAGGTACATTTCGGCCAGCCTGATCTGCGGCACGTTGGTATAGCCCGCTTCCGGTCCCCGGGCCGATTTGTCGGAGACGATGGTGCGCCAGGTGAGGTTTACGCGGGTTTCATAATACCGGTTCGGCAGGCGCAGTGCCTGGGGCACATTGGCCGGCTCGCGCACGAAGCAGAGCTGCGTGAAGCGTTTGTCCCTTTTTGCCGCGATGCCAATGGTGGTATCCGACTTCGGATTCTGCATCCAGCCCAGTCTTTTCAATGTTTCGTAGTCCATGTGCGTGGCCGTCCAGCCGCACACCGTTTTTTGAAACATATTGGAAAAACAGGTCGCATGCAGGTTTTGCTTGCCGTAAGTGAGGTCGTAGCTGGGAATGTACATAATCGTTTCCTTGCCGCGCGCCAGCATGCTTTTGTTGAATGCCTCGATCGGCTCTTCGCTCAGATCATAGTCACCGCCGTTTTTATCAATCACAAACGAAGCAAATTCCAAAGCTTTGGGATAGTTACCCATCGCGAAATGCGCACGCGCCAGCATGGCCGCCGCGGCAAATTTGTTGGCACGGCCCGCCTGGTAGGAAGCATGCATTTTGCCCGCTACAAATCGCTCCGGCAGCATCTGGTATGCCTTGTCGAAATCAGCCAGCACCTGGTCCCAGATTTCCTGTGTAGTACCGATCTTGGGCGTGGATGCATCTTCGTAAGAAGTCGCTTTGGTGGTGCGCAGCGGAATTTCCCTGGCATTGTTCGGGCCGCCGGGAACGTAAGCGGTGCAGAATGTGGTAGCCGCCATATAGTACGCGAAACCCCTCAGAAAATGCAATTCGCCCACGATCCTTTCCAGGTTATGCTTTTGATCATCGGCTGTGATCTTGGGAAATGGCGCGCCGCCGGCATCGTCAACAAACTGCAAGGCATCATTCACCGACGATATCGCATTGTAGCTGGTGTTGAAAATATCATCCGTCCAGGCCTTGTTCGCCTCGGTATCCCGGTACCAGCCCCAGGTGCCATCCCCGGGCGTGGACCACGCTACATCGTCGGCTACTGCGTTTTTATACAAATACCAGTAATTGTACACGTTGCCCCAATCCCCTTTGGCGAACAGGAGCGCATAAGGCCCGATCACCGCCCGGTCGAACTCGCTGAGTTTCGTCCAGGGACTTTGCACAGGTCTTTCCAGTTCAAAAAATTCTTCGTTTTTACAGGCGCTGAACTGTAAGAGCATGACTGTAAAGAGTAATATCTTTTTCATTTTTGCTAATTAAAATTTGATCGATACCCCAAGTGTCGCCGAGAAGAGTTGCGGCAAATCCCATTGATAAACCGTGCTCTGCCCTTCGGGGTCCCAGCCTGGATATTGGGTAATGGTATAAAGGTTTTCGAAGGTTGCGTAAAACCGCATGTTCTGGAGAAAACGGCGTTCTTCGGACAGGCGCGGGATGGAGTAGCCCAGCGAAACCGATTTTAGCTTTACAAAATCTCCTTTATACAAAAACTGATCGGTGTAAATGCGCGGGTCGCCCAAACCTACGATGGTGCCATCTTCCATCTTCACATTGCCTTTCCAGGTCAGTCGCTGGTATTTGGCCACGTCGCCCGGCTTGCGCCAGTAGTTGTCGTACACATCCTGCAACTGCTCTCCGTTTGAATTCTGCACGGCAATGTCGCGCCGGAAAATGTCGTAGATATAATTTCCGCCGGAGAATGTGACGAGGAAACTGAAATCGAAATTCTTGTAGCTCAGCCGGTTGGTAATGCCGCCGTAATATTTCGGAATTCCGTTCTTGTTTTTGAGATGGAACATATTGTCGTTCACATTCGCGCTGTTCGAGATCAGCAGCACGTCCTGGCCCTCGGTATCTTTGAGCCGGCGCGTTTCACCGGTGGCTGCATAATGCTCCT includes:
- a CDS encoding RagB/SusD family nutrient uptake outer membrane protein; protein product: MKKILLFTVMLLQFSACKNEEFFELERPVQSPWTKLSEFDRAVIGPYALLFAKGDWGNVYNYWYLYKNAVADDVAWSTPGDGTWGWYRDTEANKAWTDDIFNTSYNAISSVNDALQFVDDAGGAPFPKITADDQKHNLERIVGELHFLRGFAYYMAATTFCTAYVPGGPNNAREIPLRTTKATSYEDASTPKIGTTQEIWDQVLADFDKAYQMLPERFVAGKMHASYQAGRANKFAAAAMLARAHFAMGNYPKALEFASFVIDKNGGDYDLSEEPIEAFNKSMLARGKETIMYIPSYDLTYGKQNLHATCFSNMFQKTVCGWTATHMDYETLKRLGWMQNPKSDTTIGIAAKRDKRFTQLCFVREPANVPQALRLPNRYYETRVNLTWRTIVSDKSARGPEAGYTNVPQIRLAEMYLTRASCAFKAGDKKQAAADLNIVRKRAWNAAVAKVAYESSPNFVTESNVTEQMIGDERLIEMFCEGDRIDYLRAMKKEVGNGDRGAGATPYTSKAFVWPVPVVERSLNNGYQ